The following are encoded in a window of Torulaspora globosa chromosome 4, complete sequence genomic DNA:
- the MSI1 gene encoding Msi1p (ancestral locus Anc_8.548), producing the protein MSQENDDIPGNQPIDEERQQRYIKWKKNTRLLYDYLNTNSSKWPSLTCQFFPDLDTTTDTHRLLLSSFTSSQLPDDESLYIAKISTLGHLSWSSLNNFDMDEMEFKPDNSTKLPPKNLVSEISIRFPGGDCNRARYLPQNPDVISAASSDGSIYVFDRTKHGTTVSRSATPKPYEIRLSTASDIVHVDQLNEAVSLDWNRRKEGLLASCYAGGQILVWDISQYARSNPLIDTPVCSLQFDTEGANDVTWMPSHDSLLAACGESNTVALYDTRTGTSVSATQAHLHAGGANSCDFNPHNDFLLASADGNGSLNLWDIRKLDRSPIQTIVHGSSVSTIKWNPKMETVIALAGQDDGLVKLWDAASGQLIFTHGGHMLGVNDIAWSPHDPHLMCSVSNDNSVHVWRPSSHLIEAQN; encoded by the coding sequence ATGTCGCAAGAGAATGATGATATCCCTGGTAATCAACCAATAGACGAGGAAAGGCAGCAGCGTTATATTAAGTGGAAGAAAAACACCAGGCTGCTCTACGATTATCTCAACACAAACAGCAGTAAATGGCCTTCACTAACGTGTCAATTCTTCCCGGATCTGGACACAACCACGGACACCCACAGACTATTGCTATCCTCCTTCACATCATCGCAGTTACCTGACGATGAATCGCTATATATTGCAAAGATTTCGACTCTGGGGCACCTCAGCTGGTCGTCGTTGAACAACTTTGACATGGATGAGATGGAATTCAAGCCCGACAACTCGACAAAACTGCCTCCAAAGAACCTCGTCAGCGAGATCTCGATACGGTTCCCCGGTGGCGATTGTAACAGGGCCCGCTACCTCCCACAGAACCCAGATGTCATATCCGCCGCATCCTCGGATGGATCGATCTACGTCTTTGACAGAACGAAACATGGAACCACCGTTAGTCGGTCGGCTACACCGAAACCGTACGAGATCAGACTGTCGACGGCGTCTGATATAGTTCATGTCGACCAATTAAACGAGGCAGTCTCGCTCGACTGGAATCGAAGGAAAGAAGGTTTGCTTGCCTCGTGTTACGCTGGCGGCCAAATACTAGTATGGGATATATCGCAGTATGCGCGCTCCAATCCACTGATAGACACGCCTGTGTGCTCGTTGCAGTTCGATACTGAAGGCGCCAACGACGTTACTTGGATGCCCTCGCATGACTCTCTGCTGGCTGCCTGCGGCGAGTCCAATACAGTTGCGCTCTACGATACAAGAACCGGGACCAGCGTGTCAGCCACACAAGCGCACCTCCACGCCGGCGGTGCCAATTCATGCGATTTCAACCCCCACAACGACTTCCTTCTCGCCTCTGCAGACGGCAATGGGTCGCTAAACCTGTGGGACATAAGAAAACTCGACCGTTCGCCCATACAGACAATAGTGCACGGTTCCTCGGTCTCTACAATCAAGTGGAACCCAAAGATGGAGACGGTCATCGCGCTGGCAGGCCAAGACGACGGTCTTGTCAAGCTGTGGGACGCCGCAAGCGGCCAACTCATCTTTACCCATGGAGGCCACATGCTTGGTGTCAACGACATCGCCTGGAGCCCGCACGACCCGCATCTGATGTGCTCGGTGTCAAACGACAACTCAGTCCACGTCTGGAGGCCTTCGTCGCACCTAATTGAAGCTCAAAATTGA
- the PGI1 gene encoding glucose-6-phosphate isomerase (ancestral locus Anc_8.547): MASQNTFSDFKLASELPAWSKLQQLHGTVGKSLSVKDEFQKDAKRFDKYSKIFENYDGSKILFDFSKNLINDEILAALVDLAKEAKVAELRDAMLAGEHINFTEDRAVYHAALRNRANKVMKVDGKDVAPEVDAVLQHMREFSEEVRSGAWKGYTGKKITDVVNIGIGGSDLGPVMVTEALKHYAGDIKVHFVSNIDGTHIAETLKVVDPETTLFLIASKTFTTAETITNANTAKSWFLSKTGNDKANVAKHFAALSTNEEEVAKFGIDTKNMFGFENWVGGRYSVWSAIGLSVALYIGYDNFEAFLKGAEAVDNHFAQTRLEDNIPLLGGLLSVWYNNFYDAQTHLVAPFDQYLHRFPAYLQQLSMESNGKSVTRGNVFTNYSTGSILFGEPATNAQHSFFQLVHQGTKLIPADFILAAQSHNPIENNLHQKMLASNFFAQAEALMVGKDEEQVRSEGATGGLVPHKVFSGNRPTTSILAQKITPATLGALIAYYEYVTFTEGAIWNINSFDQWGVELGKVLAKVIGKELDSSEKIQAHDGSTNGLINQFKQWL, from the coding sequence ATGGCTTCTCAAAACACTTTCTCAGACTTCAAATTGGCCAGCGAGCTGCCAGCTTGGTCCAAGTTGCAACAACTTCACGGAACTGTAGGCAAGAGTTTGTCTGTGAAGGATGAATTCCAAAAGGACGCCAAGCGTTTTGACAAGTACTCGAAGATTTTCGAGAACTACGATGGGTCGAAGATCTTGTTTGAtttctccaagaacttgaTCAACGACGAAATTTTGGCCGCTTTGGTGGATTTGGCTAAGGAGGCCAAGGTTGCCGAGTTGAGAGACGCTATGTTGGCTGGTGAACACATAAACTTTACAGAAGACCGTGCCGTGTACCATGCGGCTTTGAGAAACAGGGCCAACAAGGTGATGAAGGTGGACGGGAAGGACGTTGCGCCTGAAGTGGACGCTGTGTTGCAGCACATGAGGGAGTTCAGCGAAGAAGTGCGCTCCGGTGCCTGGAAGGGTTACACGGGTAAGAAGATCACCGATGTTGTCAACATCGGTATCGGTGGTTCCGATTTGGGTCCGGTCATGGTCACCGAGGCCCTCAAACACTACGCCGGCGACATCAAGGTGCACTTTGTGTCGAACATCGACGGTACCCACATTGCTGAGACTTTGAAGGTGGTCGACCCTGAGACCACTTTGTTCTTGATTGCTTCCAAGACTTTCACCACTGCTGAGACCATCACCAACGCCAACACCGCGAAGAGCTGGTTCTTGTCCAAGACCGGCAACGACAAGGCCAACGTCGCCAAGCACTTTGCTGCGCTATCGACCAACGAGGAGGAAGTCGCCAAGTTTGGTATTGACACCAAGAACATGTTCGGTTTCGAAAACTGGGTTGGTGGTCGTTACTCCGTCTGGTCTGCCATCGGTTTGTCCGTTGCCTTGTATATCGGTTACGACAACTTCGAGGCTTTCCTAAAGGGAGCTGAGGCTGTCGACAACCATTTCGCCCAAACTCGTTTGGAAGACAACATTCCATTGTTGGGTGGTTTGTTGTCTGTCTGGTACAACAACTTCTACGACGCCCAAACCCACCTGGTCGCCCCATTTGACCAATACCTGCACAGATTCCCAGCTTACTTGCAACAGCTTTCGATGGAATCCAACGGTAAGTCCGTCACCAGAGGCAACGTTTTCACCAACTACTCCACCGGTTCTATTCTGTTTGGTGAGCCAGCTACCAACGCCCAACACTCTTTCTTCCAGTTGGTTCACCAAGGTACCAAGTTGATCCCAGCTGATTTCATCTTGGCTGCTCAATCACACAACCCAATCGAGAACAACTTGCACCAAAAGATGTTGGCTTCCAACTTCTTCGCTCAGGCCGAAGCCTTGATGGTCGGCAAGGACGAGGAGCAAGTCCGCTCTGAGGGGGCTACCGGCGGATTGGTCCCACACAAGGTCTTTTCTGGTAACAGACCAACCACTTCCATCTTGGCCCAAAAGATCACCCCAGCTACCTTGGGTGCTTTGATTGCTTACTACGAGTACGTCACTTTCACCGAGGGCGCCATCTGGAACATCAACTCCTTCGACCAATGGGGTGTTGAATTGGGTAAGGTCTTGGCCAAGGTTATCGGCAAGGAATTGGACTCCAGCGAGAAGATTCAAGCCCACGACGGTTCCACAAATGGTTTGATCAACCAATTCAAGCAATGGTTGTAA
- a CDS encoding DUF5315 domain-containing protein (ancestral locus Anc_8.546): protein MPRSVVPNFEKTLSNDEEDEEPGSRNLRYIARTIPTNTPFFKYSGPTTRGPPGEAPSVSEKDAFSSFLATQVTRSVTELPSAAAKTPEEFDGGSHEDQDHEYQDASEFRTPGGPDHNTATRDSHGPDHYGCLEAEPIKDSQDRLWTEIDALDDVKRLANDVNLYEEFPPDFEQELTKIRASHAHLLKAMRDRKARVEEERRHQITTKTDSRANIAGETTTATAGTAGNTSGRINQDYMGATVKADEDKYVQEMIENIKSMTK, encoded by the coding sequence ATGCCTAGATCAGTGGTTCCCAACTTCGAGAAGACGCTCAGCaacgatgaggaagacgaagaacCAGGTTCCCGGAATCTACGCTACATCGCAAGGACTATCCCGACCAACACTCcgttcttcaagtattcGGGCCCGACAACGAGAGGACCCCCCGGAGAAGCACCCTCCGTTTCCGAGAAAGACgccttcagcagcttcctGGCCACACAGGTGACCAGAAGCGTCACGGAGCTGCCCTCCGCGGCAGCCAAGACCCCAGAAGAGTTCGACGGCGGGTCACACGAGGACCAAGACCACGAATACCAAGACGCAAGTGAATTCCGCACGCCAGGCGGTCCAGATCACAACACCGCAACCCGAGACTCCCACGGCCCAGACCACTACGGTTGTCTCGAAGCTGAACCCATCAAAGACAGCCAGGACCGCCTCTGGACCGAGATCGACGCGCTTGACGACGTGAAGCGCCTGGCAAACGACGTGAACCTGTATGAGGAATTCCCGCCAGACTTCGAACAAGAACTGACCAAGATCAGGGCCTCTCATGCCCATCTTCTGAAAGCAATGAGGGACAGAAAGGCCAGAGTAGAGGAAGAAAGACGACATCAAATCACTACCAAGACAGACTCGCGCGCCAACATCGCCGGCGAGACAACTACAGCGACCGCCGGCACGGCAGGCAACACTTCTGGTCGCATTAATCAAGACTACATGGGGGCCACGGTCAAAGCCGATGAAGACAAGTACGTCCAAGAGATGATAGAGAACATCAAGTCTATGACTAAATAA
- the GPI2 gene encoding phosphatidylinositol N-acetylglucosaminyltransferase (ancestral locus Anc_8.545) translates to MKEPWRRLLWIEQDYPDNYTDPDFIRLINGLRYNGKRAKPSKDATSTKKVRRNLFNFYNKVLNTLFIYIVFTLLQENRINPIPLALGMTTVVLCLTNRTPDKRRALNIKASLVIIFAMLTLSPVLKSLSKTTASDSIWILAFWLTIAYLGSLSTASISPPLNVSTNLLLAIVTVLASRLKSTTHVFCFLLSCIEINIILPNLIKLSDKYVSVLSHICVYYFVKTWFGWLYILLLDCLALFYLFVIPQWFVYWQIHYRGYESSLSRVWEAQKPILD, encoded by the coding sequence ATGAAGGAACCCTGGAGGCGGCTGCTATGGATCGAACAGGACTATCCAGATAACTACACGGATCCAGATTTTATCCGATTGATCAATGGTCTGCGATACAACGGCAAGCGTGCTAAGCCGTCGAAAGACGCCACatcgacgaagaaggtACGACGGAACCTGTTCAATTTCTACAACAAAGTGCTGAATACGCTCTTCATCTACATCGTGTTCACCCTTCTGCAAGAGAACAGGATAAATCCAATTCCGCTGGCACTGGGAATGACCACGGTCGTGCTCTGTCTTACAAACAGAACTCCCGACAAGAGAAGAGCATTGAATATAAAGGCATCGCTGGTTATAATTTTTGCAATGCTGACTTTGTCACCAGTGCTGAAATCGCTATCCAAAACCACAGCGTCGGACTCCATCTGGATCTTGGCGTTTTGGCTGACGATCGCTTACCTGGGTTCGCTGTCGACCGCGAGCATCAGCCCGCCTTTGAACGTTTCCACCAACCTCTTGCTGGCGATCGTCACTGTTTTGGCTTCGAGACTCAAGTCAACGACACACGTATTCTGCTTTTTGTTGAGCTGCATCGAGATCAATATCATACTGCCGAACTTGATCAAGCTTTCGGACAAGTATGTCTCAGTACTGTCTCACATTTGCGTGTACTATTTTGTCAAGACTTGGTTCGGCTGGCTCTACATTTTGTTACTGGACTGTCTCGCCCTTTTCTACTTGTTCGTGATACCTCAGTGGTTTGTGTACTGGCAGATCCATTACCGAGGTTACGAGTCAAGCTTGTCGAGGGTTTGGGAAGCACAAAAGCCCATTCTGGATTAA
- the TAF5 gene encoding chromatin modification protein (ancestral locus Anc_8.544), producing the protein MAQNTPKQSQQQSSPSSSASQTPSSSGMGAQSARTNSNGQSSSQGPGARPGGPFSASDLNRIVLEYLNKKGYHRTEAMLRAESGRTLTPQNKQSPANTRTGRLPDPRSMPPSAERNARPVSNPVPSKRDADDQTVVSVDQLRETTSPESYIRAYSLLRNWTDSSLEFYKPELLHIIYPIFIYLFLTLVPKSPLYARRFFDRFSADFKISHGSEINRLFSVNSIDHIKENEVANAFQTNRYRVTISRTTLNLLLYFLNENEGVGGSLIISIINQHLEPNIVDRVTSKDTLADGIKIIESENGKSDITSEINSTVVKLGPFPKDEEFSKEVETELKIKDDQDKRQGQQDASASDRKTLLQEYREMNNEPYNEANNTSTINASSVSAPNVKEEDEENSETREKEESDAAKEKNDTSNMLPAPKAGEKKQPSQQQAGKVAAATPKDAMMESPSISSLPLPVKTSLDLKLEIQKVRESRDAIRLDDLQLALPSVCMYTFHNTNRDMTSLEFSDDCRMAACGFQDSQIKIFSLDGSSLDNRLTETRRSGNKLISNEDTTATMIGHSGTVYSTSFSPDNRYLVSGSEDKTVRLWSMDTYTSLVSYKGHNHPVWDVEFSPLGHYFATASHDHTARLWSCDHIYPLRIFAGHLNDVDCVSFHPNGCYVFTGSSDKTCRMWDITTGESVRLFLGLSAPVISTRVSPDGRWLSTGSEDGVINVWDIGTGKRLKQMRGHGKNAIYSLSYNKEGNVLISGGADHSVRVWDLKKATTESGAEPEEPFVGYAGDVTASINQDIKEYGRRRTVIPTNDLVASFYTKKTPVFKVKFTRSNLALAGGAFRD; encoded by the coding sequence ATGGCACAAAACACTCCGAAGCAGTCACAGCAGCAGTCGTCGCCATCATCGTCGGCCTCTCAGACGCCGTCCTCTTCTGGTATGGGAGCACAGTCAGCTCGGACAAACTCAAATGGCCAATCATCATCCCAAGGCCCGGGCGCCAGACCAGGGGGTCCCTTCTCAGCGTCGGACCTTAATCGGATTGTGTTGGAAtacttgaacaagaaaggTTACCACCGTACAGAGGCTATGTTAAGGGCCGAAAGTGGCCGGACGTTAACCCCACAAAATAAGCAGTCGCCTGCCAACACCAGGACGGGCCGGTTACCAGATCCAAGGTCAATGCCACCATCTGCAGAAAGAAATGCAAGGCCTGTGAGTAACCCTGTGCCTTCAAAGAGAGATGCTGATGACCAAACCGTCGTTTCCGTTGATCAGCTTAGAGAGACAACTTCACCTGAGAGTTACATTAGAGCCTATTCACTTTTAAGGAATTGGACCGATTCTTCCTTAGAATTTTACAAACCGGAGCTTCTGCATATCATTTACCCCATTTTCATCTACCTCTTCTTGACCCTGGTACCAAAGAGCCCACTTTATGCTCGCAGGTTCTTCGACAGATTTTCTGCAGATTTCAAAATTAGCCACGGCTCCGAGATAAATAGGCTGTTCAGCGTTAACTCCATCGACCATATAAAGGAGAATGAGGTCGCCAATGCCTTCCAAACGAACCGCTACAGAGTTACAATATCAAGAACTACGTTAAACCTGTTGCTTTACTTCTTGAACGAGAATGAAGGAGTTGGTGGATCTCTTATCATCAGCATTATAAATCAACATTTGGAGCCCAATATCGTCGATAGAGTCACTTCAAAAGATACTTTGGCTGACGGCATAAAGATTATAGAGTCGGAAAATGGCAAATCAGATATAACTTCAGAGATAAACTCAACAGTCGTCAAACTAGGTCCTTTCCCGaaggatgaagagtttTCAAAGGAGGTTGAAACCGAACTCAAGATCAAGGATGATCAAGATAAAAGACAAGGTCAGCAGGATGCTTCTGCTAGTGATAGAAAAACTCTGCTACAGGAGTACAGAGAAATGAATAATGAACCATATAATGAAGCAAACAATACGAGTACGATTAACGCTTCATCTGTATCAGCACCTAATGTtaaggaggaagacgaagaaaaTAGTGAAACGAGggagaaggaagaaagtgatgccgccaaagaaaaaaatgaCACTTCGAATATGCTACCGGCTCCAAAAGCGGGCGAGAAAAAACAGCCATCCCAACAACAGGCTGGAAAAGTAGCGGCAGCGACACCTAAAGATGCTATGATGGAATCCCCTTCTATTAGCTCTCTGCCGTTGCCAGTAAAAACTTCACTTGATCTGAAGCTTGAAATCCAGAAAGTCAGGGAGTCTAGGGATGCGATAAGACTCGATGACTTGCAGCTTGCGCTTCCAAGTGTTTGCATGTACACATTTCACAATACGAACAGGGATATGACAAGTTTGGAATTCAGTGACGACTGTAGGATGGCAGCGTGCGGCTTCCAAGATAGCCAAATCAAGATATTTTCGTTGGACGGATCATCGCTAGACAATAGGCTGACTGAAACTAGACGAAGCGGCAATAAACTGATTAGTAATGAAGATACTACCGCAACTATGATCGGACACAGTGGAACCGTGTACTCTACAAGTTTCAGTCCCGATAACAGATATCTTGTGTCGGGATCTGAAGATAAGACAGTAAGACTATGGTCCATGGATACTTACACGTCATTGGTAAGTTACAAGGGCCACAACCATCCCGTTTGGGACGTTGAATTTTCACCTTTGGGTCATTATTTTGCAACTGCATCGCATGATCATACGGCAAGACTCTGGTCCTGCGACCATATTTATCCTTTGAGAATATTCGCTGGTCATCTGAATGACGTGGATTGCGTGTCATTCCACCCGAACGGCTGCTACGTCTTCACCGGTTCTAGCGATAAGACTTGCAGAATGTGGGACATCACCACAGGGGAGTCAGTAAGGCTATTCCTTGGCCTATCGGCGCCAGTCATATCGACGCGCGTTTCTCCCGATGGTAGATGGCTCTCCACCGGCAGTGAAGATGGTGTGATCAACGTTTGGGATATCGGTACCGGTAAGAGGTTAAAGCAGATGCGCGGACATGGAAAAAACGCTATTTACTCACTCTCCTACAATAAAGAAGGTAATGTATTAATCAGTGGAGGAGCTGATCACTCCGTAAGGGTGTGGGACCTGAAGAAAGCCACCACAGAATCCGGTGCTGAACCCGAAGAGCCGTTTGTGGGCTATGCCGGCGATGTTACGGCTTCGATCAATCAAGATATCAAGGAGTACGGTCGGAGACGTACTGTGATACCAACCAATGACCTAGTTGCTTCGTTTTACACGAAGAAGACTCCAGTCTTCAAGGTCAAATTCACAAGAAGTAATTTGGCGCTGGCCGGCGGTGCCTTTAGAGACTGA